Proteins from a genomic interval of Oceanispirochaeta crateris:
- a CDS encoding YitT family protein — protein sequence MSSRIKSIVGEIPSFLKISTGCLIMALGMNLFLIPNKIAAGGLSGIGIVIYHLFNFPVGVSVLILNIPLFLISWKLLGTSFGVKTLFSTILFSLLVDGTSFLRPMTDDLILSVIFGGVLVGLGLGIIFRNDATTGGTDLAAKIFHKLIPFMSIGQILLITDALVVVLAATVFGQYELALYASVSIFITARIIDVVVVGINYSKAAYIISLQSGRISSRILEELNRGVTELKGRGMFTGMDRPVLMCVLRSRDIPLMKKIVQDEDPQAFIFISDVREVFGEGFSFEQKR from the coding sequence ATGTCCAGTAGAATTAAATCGATCGTAGGCGAAATCCCTTCGTTTTTAAAGATTTCTACAGGCTGCCTCATTATGGCTCTTGGAATGAATCTCTTTCTTATTCCCAACAAAATTGCGGCTGGTGGTTTGTCTGGTATCGGCATTGTGATATATCATCTTTTTAATTTTCCAGTGGGTGTCTCTGTGCTTATCCTGAATATTCCACTCTTCCTCATTTCCTGGAAGTTGCTTGGTACATCCTTTGGTGTTAAAACACTTTTTTCCACGATTCTGTTTTCACTGCTTGTCGATGGAACCTCTTTTCTTCGTCCTATGACAGATGATCTGATTCTCTCTGTTATCTTCGGAGGAGTTCTCGTCGGGTTGGGATTGGGAATTATATTCAGAAATGATGCAACAACCGGTGGGACGGATCTGGCAGCCAAAATCTTCCATAAGCTCATTCCTTTCATGTCTATCGGGCAAATTTTATTGATTACTGATGCTTTGGTCGTCGTATTGGCAGCTACAGTTTTCGGTCAGTATGAACTGGCTCTTTATGCTTCTGTTTCTATTTTTATAACAGCCAGGATCATTGATGTCGTTGTCGTTGGAATCAACTACAGCAAAGCTGCCTATATTATTTCTTTGCAATCCGGAAGGATCAGTTCTCGTATTTTAGAAGAATTGAACCGGGGTGTCACGGAGCTCAAAGGCCGTGGAATGTTTACTGGTATGGACAGGCCTGTGCTCATGTGTGTTCTCAGGAGCCGTGATATTCCTCTTATGAAAAAAATTGTGCAGGATGAAGATCCACAAGCTTTTATATTTATATCTGATGTTAGAGAAGTTTTTGGAGAAGGTTTTAGTTTTGAGCAGAAAAGATAA
- a CDS encoding TerB family tellurite resistance protein, whose protein sequence is MSGSRGFIGGIIGFILGIMSGLPFMGIIGAVIGSSIGRSLSFQAGASRQYNFFQGRPGSQGQQSYGGSLNSGQVFFSSVFSMLGKLSIADGSISESEKQTIYNFMRTDLRLDPISQQSAMEIFNAAIRSGDSFESYARKFYQSFAGNAQFTELVLDILLRVAAADGKIHREEERLIQEAVGIFGYSQTSYDRLKSRYGFGGSSSASTGSGVSGAYGILGCSPSDGDDVIRKAYRKKVSEFHPDKISAKGLPEEFTKFANERFSEIQQAWDSIRKERNL, encoded by the coding sequence TTGAGCGGTAGTAGAGGATTCATCGGCGGTATCATAGGATTTATTCTGGGCATAATGTCAGGCCTTCCTTTTATGGGAATCATTGGGGCTGTTATCGGCAGTTCCATCGGTAGAAGCTTATCATTTCAGGCCGGTGCCTCAAGGCAATACAACTTTTTTCAGGGTAGACCTGGAAGTCAGGGACAGCAGTCCTATGGTGGATCATTGAATTCCGGTCAGGTCTTTTTTTCTTCCGTCTTCTCTATGCTTGGTAAGCTGTCTATTGCAGACGGTTCAATTTCAGAGAGTGAGAAACAAACGATTTATAATTTTATGAGAACTGACCTGAGGCTCGACCCTATCAGTCAGCAATCGGCTATGGAAATCTTCAATGCGGCAATTCGATCCGGTGACAGCTTTGAATCTTATGCCCGGAAGTTCTATCAAAGTTTTGCAGGCAATGCCCAGTTCACCGAGCTCGTTTTGGACATACTCCTCAGAGTTGCCGCTGCAGATGGAAAAATACATAGGGAAGAAGAGAGATTGATACAGGAGGCTGTCGGTATCTTCGGATATAGCCAGACCTCTTATGACCGCTTAAAAAGCCGCTATGGCTTCGGCGGTAGCAGTTCTGCCAGTACTGGGAGCGGCGTCAGTGGTGCCTATGGGATTCTAGGCTGTTCTCCTTCTGATGGAGATGATGTCATCAGAAAAGCCTATAGAAAAAAAGTTTCTGAGTTTCATCCCGACAAAATCTCTGCAAAAGGATTGCCCGAAGAATTTACCAAGTTTGCCAATGAACGTTTCAGTGAAATACAGCAAGCCTGGGATAGCATCCGTAAAGAACGAAATCTTTAA
- a CDS encoding YgiQ family radical SAM protein: MRNSFLPINRNDMDLRGWDHCDFVLISGDAYVDHPSFASAIISRTLESAGFKVGILAQPDWKDPEAFRQLGKPGLAFLVSPGNIDSMVSRYTVNRKIRHNDAYTPGGEGGKRPDRASIVYTSMARQAYKGVPVILGGLEASLRRLSHYDYWSDKVRRSVLLDSKADLLMYGMGEKSMLILADLLKKGIPMKGIRDVRGTVYAVNSQDQIPSDAIILPSFEEVSTNKKNYAESFLVQYQNTDPLVSKVLVEPCGTRFVVQNPPALPLNQEEMDQTYRLPYVRKSHPEYDEAGGIPALQEVEFSLVHNRGCYGGCNFCALTFHQGRIVSARSHDSVISEAQKLIEDPGFKGYIHDVGGPTANFRKPSCPNQLVRGACQDRQCLTPEPCQNLEVDHRDYLSLLRKLRKLKGIKKVFIRSGIRFDYLLQDRDETFFKELCEHHISGQLKVAPEHTSPRVLELMNKQKHPVYRKFMKRYSEINQEIKKKQFMVPYFISSHPGSLLKDGIALAEFMKETGFVPDQVQDFYPTPGTVSTCMYYTGINPITGETVPVVTKERDKRLQRALLQFNKAENYKLVKEALLLEKRSDLIGSGPKCLIPSYPGGAISRKSVTSKRNHQQKRSKKSNRFIKGS; the protein is encoded by the coding sequence TTGAGAAATTCCTTTTTACCAATAAATAGAAATGATATGGACCTGCGAGGATGGGATCATTGTGATTTTGTCCTTATTTCGGGTGATGCCTATGTGGATCATCCTTCCTTTGCATCTGCGATCATTTCCAGAACTCTGGAATCTGCTGGATTTAAGGTCGGAATCCTAGCCCAACCAGACTGGAAGGATCCGGAAGCTTTTCGGCAACTTGGAAAACCCGGCCTGGCTTTTTTGGTGTCTCCTGGAAATATTGACTCCATGGTCAGCAGGTATACTGTCAATCGCAAAATCCGTCATAATGATGCCTATACTCCCGGGGGTGAGGGGGGGAAGCGTCCAGATAGGGCATCCATTGTGTATACATCCATGGCTCGTCAGGCCTATAAGGGGGTTCCCGTCATATTAGGCGGACTGGAAGCCTCACTCCGCCGTTTGTCCCATTATGATTACTGGAGCGATAAGGTCAGGCGTTCTGTCCTTCTGGATTCTAAAGCCGATCTACTTATGTATGGCATGGGAGAGAAGTCCATGCTCATCCTGGCAGATCTCCTTAAAAAAGGAATTCCTATGAAGGGCATCCGTGATGTCCGGGGAACGGTCTATGCCGTTAATTCACAAGATCAAATTCCTTCTGATGCAATCATTCTTCCATCCTTCGAAGAAGTATCTACAAATAAAAAAAACTATGCAGAAAGTTTTCTGGTTCAATATCAGAATACTGATCCCTTGGTTTCAAAGGTCTTGGTAGAGCCCTGTGGTACCCGCTTCGTCGTTCAGAATCCTCCTGCTTTACCTTTGAATCAGGAAGAAATGGATCAAACCTATCGCCTTCCTTATGTGCGGAAGTCTCATCCTGAGTATGATGAAGCCGGTGGAATCCCTGCTCTTCAGGAGGTCGAATTCTCACTGGTTCATAACCGGGGCTGTTACGGGGGGTGTAACTTTTGTGCTCTCACATTTCATCAGGGAAGAATCGTATCCGCCCGCAGTCATGATTCTGTCATAAGTGAAGCACAAAAATTGATTGAAGATCCGGGATTTAAAGGGTATATCCACGACGTAGGCGGACCGACTGCCAATTTCAGAAAACCATCCTGTCCGAATCAGCTTGTCCGGGGAGCCTGTCAGGATAGGCAATGCCTTACTCCCGAGCCATGCCAGAATCTTGAAGTGGATCATAGAGACTACCTCTCTCTCCTCAGGAAATTAAGAAAGCTCAAGGGAATTAAAAAGGTTTTTATACGATCGGGGATTCGTTTTGACTATTTGCTTCAAGACCGGGATGAAACTTTTTTCAAAGAACTCTGTGAACACCATATCAGCGGCCAATTGAAAGTGGCCCCCGAACATACCTCTCCCAGAGTTCTGGAATTGATGAACAAGCAAAAACATCCAGTTTATAGAAAGTTCATGAAACGCTATAGTGAAATCAATCAAGAGATAAAGAAAAAGCAGTTTATGGTGCCTTACTTTATTTCTTCTCATCCCGGAAGTCTATTAAAGGATGGCATTGCCCTTGCAGAGTTTATGAAAGAAACCGGCTTTGTTCCTGATCAGGTTCAGGACTTTTATCCCACTCCGGGAACTGTGTCCACCTGCATGTATTATACCGGTATCAATCCTATCACGGGTGAGACAGTTCCCGTGGTGACAAAGGAGAGAGATAAGAGGTTACAGCGGGCTCTTCTCCAGTTTAACAAGGCTGAGAACTATAAACTTGTTAAGGAAGCCCTGCTTCTCGAAAAAAGATCTGACCTGATCGGTTCGGGACCAAAATGCCTCATCCCATCCTATCCCGGTGGCGCCATTTCAAGAAAATCGGTGACTTCTAAGAGGAATCATCAGCAAAAGCGGTCTAAAAAAAGTAATCGGTTCATAAAAGGTTCATAA
- a CDS encoding adenylate/guanylate cyclase domain-containing protein — MFQYGGPIDPNVRGLSEDEAEYYIARELFYTCIELQRVCILFNQANDKFLYSEKEGKTKEEILKAFDIIRGLRNNEFLSPSINALFQIRIRIGASIGKVMIGNFGPEGAKHWDVIGMPVINAKRMESTAPIGGVRISEEYYRQLNKQGIVDSYYQRFIREASALFSDYRKITKDELFRFNTVYIKEKKNAGYNTYSVQVEPNLPEEIVKQVKLLLQKEEPGAQRIIDFMKYYRGNQYVLHKLEELFEKLNIHLRKDQLYKILLPGRYKALLESYCMDTVAVEENIKKNYTLKDLMDILGNLQDAVKHPSGRCESKDCSFQDYETHINNEEKVLIDTYDSLKDSIAHTSYFYNLIFPLFFAHIKTSILEYQNRLEELEEL, encoded by the coding sequence ATGTTTCAGTATGGAGGTCCCATTGATCCTAATGTGCGGGGCCTCTCTGAGGATGAAGCCGAATATTATATTGCCAGGGAGTTGTTCTATACCTGTATTGAGCTGCAGAGAGTCTGTATTTTATTCAATCAGGCAAATGATAAGTTTTTGTACTCCGAGAAAGAAGGCAAAACAAAAGAAGAGATCCTTAAGGCCTTTGATATCATCAGAGGGTTGAGGAACAACGAATTTTTATCTCCCTCCATCAATGCTTTATTTCAAATCCGTATCCGAATCGGTGCCTCCATCGGAAAGGTTATGATCGGAAACTTCGGGCCTGAGGGGGCCAAGCATTGGGATGTCATAGGGATGCCAGTGATAAATGCAAAGCGAATGGAATCTACAGCGCCCATAGGAGGGGTTCGTATTTCAGAAGAGTATTACAGACAGTTGAATAAACAGGGAATTGTTGATTCTTACTATCAAAGATTTATCAGGGAGGCTTCTGCCTTATTCAGTGACTATCGAAAAATAACAAAGGATGAACTTTTCCGTTTTAATACGGTCTATATAAAGGAAAAGAAAAATGCCGGCTACAACACTTATAGTGTTCAGGTCGAACCTAATCTCCCGGAAGAAATTGTGAAGCAGGTGAAACTCCTTTTGCAGAAAGAGGAGCCTGGGGCGCAGAGAATCATTGATTTTATGAAGTATTACAGGGGGAATCAGTACGTTTTACATAAACTGGAAGAACTCTTTGAAAAGTTGAATATACACCTTCGTAAAGATCAGTTGTATAAGATTCTCCTGCCTGGTCGCTATAAGGCCTTACTGGAGTCCTATTGTATGGACACAGTAGCCGTAGAGGAGAATATCAAAAAGAATTATACTCTAAAAGATTTGATGGATATACTGGGTAATCTACAGGATGCTGTGAAACATCCTTCCGGGCGGTGTGAAAGCAAAGATTGTAGTTTTCAAGATTATGAAACTCATATAAACAATGAGGAAAAAGTCTTGATTGATACCTATGATTCCCTAAAGGATTCCATAGCTCATACAAGCTACTTTTATAATCTTATTTTCCCTCTCTTTTTCGCCCATATCAAGACCAGTATCCTCGAATATCAGAATAGACTCGAAGAGTTGGAGGAATTGTGA
- a CDS encoding AAA family ATPase: MVLNESLDKKIIPIAGGKGGVGKSVLSVNIALSLAISDKRTILIDLDLGGANLHTVLGMKNTNPGIASFLQDKDRSFKSLILDTPFKNLQFIPGDTLSYGMADITEKQKKEILFEIQDLDADYIIMDLGAGSSFNTIDFFLVSNSGLIITTPQAGSVMNSYTFLKNLTIRFLQKAFASNKNMEAYLKKNIKRMLPGTNLTLAHLLHEIGLEEPETRDKALAYLEVLQPKVILNMMEEEEDFQMAMNLSSLVKKDLLIELECLGAILYDKGINDSLHNRHPFLLEYQDSLTAQQIFRIGQKIAQSRNFPELPLDYSEYKDSFELTQIETENDFEIYRQIKQSEDQASLPEGYDLEQLMEIIEKQHEKIQELQQTVKMMSLGQKGGPGSMFNF, encoded by the coding sequence TTGGTTCTCAATGAAAGCCTGGATAAAAAAATAATTCCTATTGCCGGAGGGAAAGGCGGAGTCGGTAAATCTGTTCTCTCTGTCAACATAGCCCTGTCTCTTGCCATTTCTGACAAACGTACGATCCTGATAGACCTCGATCTGGGGGGAGCAAACCTTCATACTGTTTTGGGCATGAAGAACACGAATCCCGGGATCGCATCTTTCCTGCAGGATAAAGACAGAAGTTTTAAATCCCTCATACTGGATACCCCATTTAAAAACCTGCAATTCATTCCAGGAGACACCCTCTCCTATGGAATGGCCGACATTACTGAAAAACAGAAAAAAGAAATTCTTTTCGAAATACAGGATTTAGACGCTGATTATATTATAATGGACCTAGGAGCGGGGAGCAGTTTCAATACGATTGATTTCTTTTTAGTCTCAAACTCTGGGCTGATCATCACGACTCCCCAAGCGGGTTCAGTGATGAATTCCTATACATTTTTAAAGAACCTAACAATCCGATTCCTTCAAAAAGCCTTTGCTTCCAATAAAAATATGGAAGCGTATCTAAAGAAGAATATAAAACGTATGCTACCCGGTACAAATCTCACTCTGGCCCATCTTTTACACGAAATTGGATTAGAGGAGCCCGAGACCAGAGATAAAGCCCTGGCCTACCTGGAGGTTTTACAACCCAAGGTTATTCTCAATATGATGGAGGAAGAGGAAGATTTCCAAATGGCAATGAACCTCTCTAGTCTTGTAAAGAAAGATCTCCTCATTGAACTTGAATGCCTGGGAGCCATCCTCTATGACAAGGGTATAAATGATTCACTCCATAACAGACATCCATTTCTGCTGGAATATCAGGATTCATTGACAGCCCAGCAGATATTCAGAATTGGTCAAAAGATTGCCCAGTCCAGAAACTTTCCAGAGCTGCCTCTGGATTATTCGGAATACAAGGATAGTTTTGAATTGACCCAGATAGAGACAGAAAATGACTTTGAGATTTATAGACAAATTAAACAAAGTGAAGACCAGGCATCACTTCCGGAAGGGTACGATCTTGAACAGCTGATGGAAATCATTGAAAAGCAACACGAGAA